Proteins from one Malaya genurostris strain Urasoe2022 chromosome 2, Malgen_1.1, whole genome shotgun sequence genomic window:
- the LOC131429370 gene encoding uncharacterized protein LOC131429370: MVCCDDCDRWFHIVCVRLDHIPTKAEFWACPKCTIIKAQIKALESEVANLRRSSEESSKGLLRQSEEMFRCQREFFADLANNMKGASSSKPGVSKGGSEDATAKMVRMFARQSLMELPYFDGSFKVWSKFENTFKETTKEGEFSNLENLTRLQKHLKGDALKIVEPLLLDSKNVPKIMATLKENFGNQQKIYKLFRNEVKELKNPRMEVPKSVIEFVTTIDNLVTNIKITNSLGYMQDQALIDEILDKLPFNLRQDWARKEIDRKDTASEAHPYEIPTLEDLLQWLRPQQRIAQELTESKLRTDKQMKPKDKVYTHQSFDTNKRKVSCFACNKQHKTTECPTFLKSNVEERKAILIKHKACFNCCNYANHRLKTCLFKKRCEVKGCTGKHHTLIHQNSENSILVSEKKEKEAEKVHYHEEKGKVLYQIIPVTLKNNDKQVDVLAFLDPGSSTTLILEEVARQLGISGKQKPLTLSWTNGEEQVDKGSEEISVRIKGYKGKTYLLEKVRTLKEMSLPTQSIRKKQLVKSYPYLSDVEFSDYGNEKPKLLIGLPHSNIMRAIDTRSGRFNEPIAQKTKIGWVIYGTQMDDRKQNNFLMMINNDETSEEKSMKEMMRSYFSTEEFGVMVPSKPLMSKQDERALQIMKDTINYTNGQYEIGLLWKEEERKKLPDSYQVALSRLKGQEKRMRENPELRRWYNDKILEYESKAYVRKLNREELMQDSRRTFYIPHFSVTNPNKIPRKPRLVFDAAAIIKGQSLNSKLLSGPDATTSLLSILIRFREGKLAVTGDIQEMFHQVKIKKDDQNSQRFLYRFAEEEDMCVYVMQVMTFGATCSPSCAQYVKNQNAIKFQIDYPKAVTAIIENHYVDDYLDSFDSIDEAKETVGNVIKIHAHGHFNIRNFVTNSKDLKNSLSEDKIMHKEEIVLGDDEQSYEKVLGVYWNVVDDTIRYRVKMSDLPEWPTKRQLLSASMSVYDPLGLISNVTIKSRILIQDLWKLGIGWDDKIPEPMYMEWSKWEKRIDSLKGIKFPRCYSYLSEGVKREIHTFVDASDRAFAAVVYMRTIFDDRVDVTIIAAKARVAPTKLLSIPRLELQAAVLGTRLTETVLKSLRLKVEKVIYWTDSTVVLSWIQSDPREYKQFVGLRISEILECTSMTQWRWVNSKNNPADEATKSTERESIWKNGPTFLKEDEKLWPLRPIKLNTKEDIKVVNLVKETNFTKFEFINIDWCSNWKRAKRAVGRILIYVDILRSKIKNESYERIVTKEVLDRAENIILRKAQWEAYPDEMRKLHSDFPIDKSTPRKPTKQELPEEWVRGFGGKCLKAPGKKVNNANLGE, from the exons ATGGTCTGTTGTGACGACTGCGACAGATGGTTTCATATCGTCTGTGTGCGGTTGGATCATATTCCAACTAAGGCTGAGTTTTGGGCTTGCCCAAAATGTACGATAATAAAGGCGCAAATAAAAGCGCTTGAAAGTGAGGTCGCCAATTTAAGACGATCATCAGAAGAATCGAGCAAGGGTCTCCTGAGACAGTCAGAAGAGATGTTTCGATGCCAAAGAGAGTTTTTTGCCGATCTAGCAAATAACATGAAAGGTGCATCATCATCCAAGCCAGGTGTGTCCAAGGGCGGTTCCGAAGACGCGACCGCAAAAATGGTAAGGATGTTTGCAAGGCAATCTCTGATGGAGTTGCCCTATTTCGATGGATCATTTAAAGTTTGGTCCAAATTCGAGAACACGTTTAAGGAGACAACAAAAGAAGGCGAGTTTTCTAACTTAGAAAATTTGACTCGTCTCCAGAAGCATCTTAAGGGTGATGCATTAAAAATTGTGGAACCTCTATTGCTAGATAGCAAAAATGTTCCAAAGATAATGGCTACCTTAAAGGAAAACTTTGGTAACCAACAGAAAATATATAAACTTTTCAGAAACGAAGTAAAGGAACTGAAGAATCCTAGAatggaagttccaaaaagtgtcaTAGAGTTTGTAACGACGATTGATAATCTCGTTACAAACATAAAGATAACGAACTCTTTAGGATATATGCAAGATCAAGCCCTGATAGATGAAATCTTAGACAAATTGCCATTTAATCTAAGACAAGACTGGGCTCGAAAGGAAATTGATCGTAAGGATACTGCATCAGAAGCACATCCTTATGAAATTCCAACACTAGAGGATCTTCTCCAATGGTTGAGGCCTCAACAAAGAATTGCACAGGAACTAACAGAGTCGAAATTGAGAACTGATAAACAAATGAAACCTAAAGATAAGGTTTATACGCATCAAAGTTTCGATACTAACAAAAGAAAGGTATCTTGTTTTGcctgtaataaacaacacaaaacAACAGAATGCCCTACGTTCTTGAAGTCAAATGTAGAAGAAAGAAAAGCCATACTCATAAAGCATAAAGCATGCTTCAATTGCTGCAACTATGCCAATCATCGATTGAAAACGTGCCTTTTCAAGAAAAGGTGTGAGGTAAaaggatgtacaggtaaacatcATACACTGATACATCAAAATTCAGAGAACTCAATcctggtctctgagaaaaaagaGAAGGAGGCCGAAAAAGTTCATTATCATGAGGAGAAGGGAAAGGTTTTGTATCAGATTATACCAGTAACATTGAAAAATAATGATAAACAGGTTGACGTACTAGCGTTTTTAGACCCAGGTTCGTCAACAACATTAATTTTAGAGGAAGTTGCCAGACAGCTTGGAATAAGCGGAAAACAGAAACCGTTAACGTTGTCTTGGACAAATGGCGAAGAGCAAGTAGACAAAGGTAGCGAGGAAATATCAGTTCGAATTAAGGGCTACAAGGGGAAGACGTATCTGTTAGAAAAGGTACGAACATTAAAGGAAATGTCTCTGCCTACGCAATCCATTCGGAAGAAGCAACTGGTAAAAAGTTATCCTTACCTCTCAGATGTTGAATTTAGTGATTACGGAAACGAGAAACCAAAACTTCTGATAGGATTACCGCATTCTAATATCATGCGTGCTATCGATACTCGTTCAGGAAGATTTAATGAGCCGATAGCTCAGAAAACTAAAATTGGATGGGTAATATACGGGACACAAATGGacgatcgaaaacaaaataactttttaatgATGATTAATAATGACGAGACTTCCGAAGAAAAATCCATGAAGGAAATGATGCGTAGTTATTTCTCGACTGAAGAATTTGGCGTTATGGTACCGAGTAAGCCTCTCATGTCTAAGCAAGACGAAAGAGCTTTACAAATTATGAAAGACACGATTAATTATACAAATGGTCAATATGAAATAGGACTATtatggaaagaagaagaaagaaaGAAGCTCCCAGATAGTTATCAAGTTGCCTTAAGCAGACTAAAGGGACAAGAGAAAAGGATGCGTGAAAATCCTGAGTTGCGAAGGTGgtataatgataaaatattggagTATGAATCAAAGGCATACGTAAGAAAATTAAACCGAGAAGAGTTAATGCAAGATTCAAGACGAACATTCTACATACCGCATTTTTCAGTTacaaatccaaataaaattcctcgAAAACCGAGGCTAGTGTTTGACGCAGCCGCAATTATAAAAGGACAATCCTTGAATTCCAAACTACTTTCAGGGCCTGACGCAACTACGTCTTTATTAAGTATTTTAATTAGATTCAGGGAAGGGAAACTTGCGGTCACTGGTGATATTCAGGAAATGTTTCAccaagttaaaattaaaaaggaCGATCAAAACTCTCAACGTTTTCTGTATAGATTTGCAGAAGAAGAGGATATGTGTGTGTACGTCATGCAAGTAATGACTTTtggtgcaacgtgctcaccgtcGTGTGCACAATACGTTAAAAACCAAAATGCCATTAAATTCCAAATCGATTATCCAAAGGCGGTAACTGCGATAATTGAAAACCACTATGTGGATGATTATCTCGACAGTTTCGATTCAATAGATGAGGCTAAGGAAACTGTGGGAAATGTAATAAAGATTCACGCACACGGACATTTTAATATAAggaattttgtaacaaattccaaagatttgaaaaactcatTGTCTGAAGACAAAATTATGCATAAGGAAGAAATCGTGCTAGGCGATGACGAGCAATCTTATGAAAAGGTTTTAGGTGTCTATTGGAACGTCGTCGATGACACCATAAGATATCGAGTAAAGATGTCAGACTTACCTGAATGGCCTACTAAGAGACAATTACTATCCGCCAGCATGAGCGTTTATGACCCATTAGGTTTGATATCTAATGTAACAATTAAAAGCCGAATATTGATCCAAGACTTATGGAAATTAGGGATCGGCTGGGACGATAAAATCCCCGAACCAATGTATATGGAATGGAGCAAATGGGAAAAGCGAATTGACAGTCTAAAAGGAATCAAATTTCCAAGATGTTATTCTTATCTCTCAGAAGGAGTAAAAAGAGAGATACATACGTTTGTTGACGCTTCGGATAGAGCATTTGCAGCGGTTGTTTATATGCGAACAATATTTGATGACCGAGTCGACGTAACCATAATAGCTGCGAAGGCCAGAGTCGCGCCAACTAAACTCTTATCAATTCCCAGACTGGAACTACAGGCCGCGGTCTTAGGAACTAGGTTAACTGAAACCGTTTTAAAGAGTCTGCGACTTAAGGTAGAAAAGGTAATATATTGGACAGACTCGACGGTAGTCTTGTCCTGGATTCAATCTGATCCCAGAGAATACAAGCAGTTTGTCGGCCTAAGAATTAGCGAGATTCTAGAATGCACATCGATGACGCAATGGAGATGGGTGAACTCGAAGAATAATCCAGCCGATGAAGctacaaaatcaacagaaagagaatccatatggaagaatggtccAACATTTTTGAAAGAAGATGAAAAATTGTGGCCTCTTAGACCGATCAAGTTGAATACCAAGGAAGATATAAAAGTAGTGAACTTAGTCAAAGAAACTAATTTcacgaaatttgaatttataaacatcGATTGGTGTTCGAACTGGAAACGTGCTAAACGAGCCGTAGGAAGAATCCTGATTTATGTCGACATATTgagatcaaaaattaaaaatgaatcttacgaaCGGATCGTTACAAAAGAAGTTTTAGATCGAGCAGAAAATATTATACTACGAAAGGCACAGTGGGaagcgtatccggatgaaatgagaAAATTACACTCGGACTTTCCGATAGATAAATCAA CTCCAAGGAAACCAACCAAACAGGAACTGCCGGAAGAATGGGTACGGGGCTTCGGTGGAAAATGTCTGAAAGCTCCtggaaagaaagtaaacaacgcCAACCTCGGCGAATAA